The following are encoded in a window of Trichocoleus sp. FACHB-46 genomic DNA:
- a CDS encoding LuxR C-terminal-related transcriptional regulator, whose protein sequence is MSNSFPLSTSAVAVDSERSPAPSLEQQVARLDLALLQVVLNSLGQGFVVVSPTLQLIYWNQRAVELCRWFPPSRSTLPEELETFCRLFLRRNCPESQVVLADYQIEPTMRLQVSARWLKGLPNSGEPTAAANLEQAILIVLQDRQAILEEELQLVQTQLELTKREAEIWLLLKQEYSYQEIAQTLQVSLNTVKTHIKNLYSKKRIYQC, encoded by the coding sequence ATGAGCAACTCATTTCCACTCTCTACCTCTGCTGTAGCGGTGGACTCAGAGCGATCGCCTGCCCCTAGCTTAGAACAGCAGGTTGCCAGGCTGGATTTGGCGCTGTTACAGGTTGTCCTGAATTCATTAGGCCAAGGGTTTGTGGTGGTGTCCCCCACCCTCCAGCTGATTTATTGGAATCAGCGGGCGGTAGAACTGTGCCGTTGGTTCCCGCCCTCGCGCTCAACTTTGCCAGAGGAGCTGGAAACCTTTTGCCGCCTCTTTCTGCGACGTAACTGCCCAGAAAGCCAGGTGGTCTTAGCGGATTACCAAATTGAGCCGACGATGAGACTACAAGTTTCGGCTCGCTGGCTCAAAGGTCTACCCAACTCCGGTGAACCAACTGCGGCTGCTAACCTAGAGCAGGCAATCTTAATTGTGCTGCAAGATCGCCAAGCCATCTTAGAAGAAGAATTGCAGTTGGTGCAAACCCAACTGGAACTAACCAAGCGAGAAGCCGAGATTTGGCTGTTGCTGAAACAGGAGTATAGCTACCAAGAGATCGCTCAAACCTTGCAAGTCAGCCTTAACACCGTCAAAACTCATATCAAAAATCTTTACTCGAAAAAACGGATTTATCAGTGCTAA